One window from the genome of Pyrus communis chromosome 16, drPyrComm1.1, whole genome shotgun sequence encodes:
- the LOC137719991 gene encoding glycine-rich domain-containing protein 1-like, producing the protein MEKEQEIEWIKAQNIGISVDLVAAAKHQLQFLAAVDRNRYLYEGPALERAIYRYNACWLPMLAKHSESQISEGPLVVPLDCEWIWHCHRLNPVQYKTDCEKLYGKILDNSNVLSSVQDSCKRKTEETWNSLYPEEPYDLDLKKVFSEDISERSARLEKSTKYDLVSAVKRQSPFFYQVSRPHMNHDLFIKGAVARYKGFLHLIKRNREKSVKRFCVPTYDVDLIWHTHQLHPVSYCKDLNELMGKVLEHDDMDSDRTKGKKLDVGFSGTTKQWEETFGIRYWKAGAMHRGSAPCPVTTTPYKSSMMRKDVAASIEYQKLIQLPEVKSVEVLLECVEVRNLPEGHKGSLFVTFSKTQNDYFFNVKRRLSILSESGEKQVACFQCEPTGELVFELISHSPSHLPMIRTYKTLGSTSLSLQDFLVPLSKLDAEKWLEVVPSSGTVNSKPIYLRVAVSFTIPALAQRTFNMVRSRPLSKSSCFLPLPGKVVDAKNLTHVIDETGTKLISVQMRHPEKAKARENTILGKEVIGITKSGKISALAKSVGTGWTLMDSHWSLHHEKNSNGDGHLFVLHGEKMVKIFHGRKLDYEPKHCDKHKSEQDFMTLVEFSAENPYGKAVALLDLKSGCVQVKEEWILVLGITLAFILSDMLKKEGYDIFAVNAKEMGSVAEEINENHDSHEGVKTTNLTSSGVTEVEQNNDVAEGYAVMPKKSGDCGTGCGNVTRSEVSAGCGSGCGGGCGSMVKSGGCGSGCGGGCGSGCGGGCGSMLKSGGCGGCGGSGGCGGCGGGCGSMLKSGGCGGCGGSGGCGGCGGGCGSLFKSSENTSGNSCAEEHQKEIPSHVSEGVVA; encoded by the exons GTACAATGCTTGTTGGCTCCCGATGCTTGCCAAACATTCAGAGTCCCAGATTTCTGAAGGACCTTTGGTTGTACCTCTTGATTGTGAATGGATTTGGCATTGTCACAGGCTAAATCCG GTTCAATACAAGACTGACTGTGAGAAACTTTATGGAAAGATCCTTGACAATTCTAATGTTTTATCGTCTGTTCAAGACTCTTGTAAAAGGAAAACTGAAGAAACTTGGAATAGTTTGTATCCAGAAGAACCATACGACTTAGACTTAAAGAAGGTGTTCTCGGAGGATATATCTGAAAGATCTGCTCGACTTGAAAAAAGCACCAAATATGATCTGGTTTCAGCTGTTAAAAGACAGAGTCCTTTCTTTTACCAG GTATCCAGACCCCACATGAACCATGATCTATTTATCAAAGGGGCTGTGGCTAGATATAAAGGCTTTCTTCATCTAATCAAGAGAAACAGAGAGAAGTCTGTAAAACGTTTCTGTGTTCCGACATACGATGTTGACCTTATCTGGCATACTCACCAATTGCATCCTGTATCTTATTGTAAAGACCTGAATGAACTAATGGGCAAGGTATTGGAGCATGATGACATGGACTCTGACAGAACTAAAGGGAAGAAACTTGATGTTGGGTTTTCTGGAACTACCAAGCAATGGGAAGAGACCTTTGGTATCAGGTATTGGAAGGCAGGAGCAATGCATAGAGGTAGTGCTCCATGTCCTGTTACGACCACTCCTTACAAATCTAGCATGATGAGAAAGGATGTAGCTGCATCCATCGAGTATCAGAAACTAATTCAGCTTCCAGAGGTTAAATCTGTGGAG GTCCTTTTGGAGTGTGTGGAAGTTAGAAACTTACCAGAAGGGCACAAAGGAAGTCTCTTTGTCACATTTAGTAAGACCCAAAATGATTATTTCTTTAACGTGAAGCGGAGACTGAGTATTTTGTCTGAGTCTGGAGAGAAACAGGTTGCTTGTTTCCAATGTGAACCTACTGGAGAGCTGGTTTTTGAACTGATATCTCATTCACCTTCCCACTTACCAATGATAAGGACCTATAAAACATTAGGTTCTACTTCACTCTCTCTTCAAGACTTTCTGGTCCCACTCTCTAAATTAGATGCAGAAAAATGGTTGGAGGTAGTGCCAAGTTCTGGAACTGTGAACTCGAAACCAATCTACCTTCGTGTTGCCGTGTCATTTACTATTCCGGCCTTGGCTCAACGCACATTCAACATGGTTCGTTCTCGACCATTGTCCAAAAGTTCTTGCTTTTTACCACTTCCTGGGAAGGTAGTAGATGCCAAGAATTTGACGCATGTGATTGATGAAACTGGTACAAAGCTTATCAGCGTGCAAATGAG GCATCCTGAAAAGGCAAAGGCAAGGGAAAACACCATTCTTGGGAAAGAGGTGATTGGAATCACCAAGTCTGGAAAAATATCTGCTCTTGCTAAGTCTGTTGGGACTGGCTGGACTTTGATGGATTCTCACTGGTCCCTTCATCATGAAAAGAATTCCAATGGAGATGGCCACCTCTTTGTTCTCCATGGAGAGAAGATG GTCAAAATATTCCACGGAAGAAAGCTGGACTATGAACCTAAACATTGCGACAAACATAAAAGTGAACAAGATTTCATGACCTTGGTTGAATTCTCTGCTGAAAATCCTTATGGCAAAGCGGTGGCATTGCTTGACCTAAAATCCGGATGTGTCCAG GTAAAGGAAGAATGGATTCTAGTTCTTGGGATCACGCTGGCTTTTATATTATCTGATATGCTGAAGAAGGAAGGATATGACATTTTTGCTGTTAATGCCAAGGAGATGGGTAGTGTAGCTGAGGAAATTAATGAGAACCATGACTCCCATGAGGGAGTCAAAACAACCAACTTGACCTCTTCAGGAGTAACCGAGGTTGAGCAGAACAATGATGTGGCTGAAGGATATGCAGTGATGCCAAAAAAAAGTGGAGACTGCGGTACTGGGTGTGGAAATGTAACAAGGAGTGAGGTTTCTGCAGGATGTGGCAGTGGTTGCGGTGGAGGATGTGGGAGCATGGTGAAGAGTGGTGGCTGTGGcagtggttgtggtggtggctGTGGCAGTGGCTGTGGTGGTGGCTGTGGAAGCATGCTGAAGAGTGGGGGCTGCGGTGGCTGTGGAGGTagtggtggttgtggtggttgtgGCGGTGGCTGTGGAAGCATGCTGAAGAGTGGTGGCTGCGGTGgttgtggtggtagtggtggttgtggtggctgTGGTGGAGGATGTGGAAGTCTTTTCAAGAGCAGTGAAAACACATCCGGTAACTCATGCGCAGAGGAACACCAAAAGGAAATACCCAGTCATGTGAGTGAGGGAGTAGTTGCTTAA